A part of Limihaloglobus sulfuriphilus genomic DNA contains:
- a CDS encoding ComEC/Rec2 family competence protein, producing MDRIEYNIELLRRRISPEHNILTHTVNRSPLLLPAAGITGGILLHEFFSTYLLAAVAAFITGLFALAVNKFGTRGIIALLAVSAGILLGYARIDFFSRYDSADINSCNFNEKVPQVISATVLTHPLKKPPRNWSFSFADFQDERTSIYARVNSVFNGTDHQPADGKIFVTLPAAKGDPVFDALAPGTHIKMNCIMRKPRKQSNPGQFDFAGYLAAQKIKYTAFTNDIKAIEITGRDKYSLTSLSGVFRTKALELLAKGFDRSEPALNMAAAVTLGERSTLPPAMYESLRKSGLMHLLSLSGLHIGMITAMIWWLGKLFALTRKQRGALCLLLLMLFILAVPSRSPVIRAAVVCSVFCLSAILGKRAVSFNTLSLAAIILLLVNPRNLFNTGFVLSFLAVAGILIFYKPIQNRLVSVLKIDRINSRITRWLCYYILSILTMGTCAMIFGAGACLYYFYGTNILSPVWTILSMPVFSILLSAGLLKIAAVSVIPGIEYIFNPVLEWCALIFSKQLELTAAIPAGFIQTGSISAALIAAFYLCLLIFAYSSHYQKRLPKRISAGAALAVILMILAAKWTNSHPNGLRLTVFSVGHGACSMITLPDASCYIMDCGSKNIDDLGRSVIINYAAYRDIKTADAAILSHNHLDHVNGIDGIVNGLRPEKIIVNRYFCDESRSVARTVMEIGKGIINSRPDDFSDCDAVFSFYSPQKIPANDINAQSMAAVIEYAGRKIIFPGDMPPQQQRQMLEQIPDIRADILILPHHGFSKWAQPSFIEQASPSIAIGSCREYDYLKRGFKSDGITTFYTPVNGCIEILIKPDGEIIAETMH from the coding sequence ATGGACAGGATTGAGTACAACATTGAGCTGCTCAGAAGGCGTATATCGCCCGAACATAATATCCTCACCCATACCGTAAACAGAAGCCCGCTTTTGCTGCCCGCGGCAGGAATAACTGGCGGTATTTTATTGCATGAGTTTTTCTCAACCTATCTGCTTGCCGCTGTTGCTGCTTTCATTACAGGGCTCTTCGCTCTGGCTGTCAATAAATTCGGCACAAGAGGAATCATTGCCCTGCTGGCGGTTTCAGCCGGAATTTTGCTGGGATACGCAAGAATAGATTTTTTCAGCCGGTATGATTCCGCTGATATAAATTCCTGCAACTTCAACGAAAAGGTACCCCAGGTAATATCCGCGACGGTGCTGACCCATCCTCTGAAAAAGCCCCCGCGTAACTGGAGTTTTTCATTTGCTGATTTCCAGGATGAACGTACTTCCATCTACGCCCGTGTTAATTCAGTTTTTAACGGCACTGACCATCAGCCGGCAGACGGTAAAATCTTTGTGACACTGCCGGCGGCAAAAGGCGATCCGGTCTTTGACGCCCTTGCACCCGGAACGCATATTAAAATGAACTGCATTATGAGAAAGCCCCGTAAGCAATCCAATCCGGGGCAGTTTGATTTTGCAGGTTACCTTGCCGCCCAGAAAATAAAATACACAGCTTTCACAAATGACATAAAAGCGATTGAAATAACCGGCAGGGATAAATATTCGCTAACCAGCTTGAGCGGCGTATTCAGGACAAAGGCCCTTGAGCTGCTGGCAAAGGGGTTTGACCGCAGTGAACCGGCACTTAACATGGCGGCGGCAGTTACGCTGGGCGAACGCTCCACCCTCCCGCCGGCGATGTACGAATCGCTGAGAAAAAGCGGGCTGATGCACCTCTTGAGCCTTTCCGGCCTGCATATAGGCATGATAACCGCGATGATATGGTGGCTGGGCAAACTGTTCGCTTTGACACGAAAACAGCGGGGGGCATTGTGTCTGCTGCTGCTGATGCTTTTTATTCTGGCTGTGCCTTCACGATCGCCGGTCATAAGAGCCGCCGTTGTATGCTCAGTGTTCTGCCTTTCCGCGATTCTGGGAAAACGTGCCGTCTCCTTCAACACGCTTTCACTTGCAGCGATTATTTTACTGCTTGTCAATCCGAGAAACCTGTTTAACACGGGGTTTGTGCTGTCTTTTCTGGCGGTTGCCGGTATTCTCATTTTTTACAAACCAATCCAGAACCGGCTGGTGAGCGTACTTAAGATTGACCGGATCAACAGCCGTATCACAAGGTGGCTGTGTTATTATATCTTATCAATCTTAACAATGGGAACCTGTGCTATGATATTCGGCGCGGGGGCATGTCTGTACTATTTCTACGGAACCAACATCCTCTCGCCCGTATGGACAATACTTTCAATGCCGGTTTTCAGTATTCTGCTCTCGGCGGGATTGCTCAAAATTGCCGCGGTTTCAGTTATACCAGGGATAGAATATATATTTAACCCTGTTCTTGAATGGTGTGCTCTGATATTCAGTAAACAGCTGGAATTGACAGCTGCCATACCGGCAGGTTTTATCCAGACCGGCAGTATCAGTGCAGCTCTAATAGCGGCGTTTTACCTGTGCCTGCTGATCTTTGCATATTCCAGCCATTACCAGAAACGACTGCCCAAAAGAATCTCTGCCGGCGCTGCCCTCGCGGTCATCTTGATGATTCTTGCCGCTAAATGGACAAACTCCCATCCCAACGGGCTAAGGCTGACCGTCTTCTCTGTTGGACACGGGGCATGCTCCATGATAACACTGCCCGATGCAAGCTGTTATATAATGGATTGCGGCTCAAAAAACATAGACGATCTCGGCCGCAGTGTGATAATTAATTACGCCGCGTACAGAGACATCAAGACAGCGGACGCGGCGATTTTGAGCCACAACCACCTTGACCACGTCAACGGAATAGACGGCATTGTAAACGGCCTGCGGCCCGAAAAGATAATTGTAAACCGTTATTTTTGCGACGAAAGCAGAAGCGTTGCCCGCACGGTAATGGAGATCGGCAAAGGCATAATCAATTCACGGCCTGACGACTTTTCCGACTGCGATGCGGTTTTCAGCTTTTACTCACCCCAAAAGATTCCCGCCAACGACATAAACGCTCAGTCAATGGCGGCTGTAATCGAATACGCCGGCAGAAAAATCATCTTCCCAGGAGATATGCCCCCACAACAGCAGCGGCAGATGCTTGAACAAATCCCAGATATCCGGGCTGACATTCTCATTCTGCCTCATCACGGCTTCAGTAAGTGGGCTCAACCTTCCTTTATAGAACAGGCATCACCTTCTATTGCCATAGGCAGCTGCCGCGAATACGACTACCTCAAACGCGGATTCAAAAGTGACGGCATAACCACATTTTATACCCCCGTTAACGGCTGTATTGAGATACTTATAAAGCCGGACGGAGAAATAATCGCAGAAACGATGCACTAA
- a CDS encoding Nif3-like dinuclear metal center hexameric protein, with protein sequence MLISDVLNRLEKIAPSGLAQPWDNVGLLIGDGREKVKDVLLAVDITDAVAEEAASKKCGLIVSYHPVIFEGLKKITPAGDKPVVFKLIKNNIAACSVHTSLDVVCGGVNDGLAEMIGLQDTSPIGEYVEDTSVEGLYRLVVFIPTAYVDKVSKAVFDAGAGRLGSYSECGFFTEGVGSFRPLEGSNPAIGTRDRLEQVEEYRFETIVKASHLANVVAAMKTAHPYEMPAYDIISLETERKRYGIGRIGRLKKALTLNGILDRLKAATGCKSAGIIGRKTGKFSRAAVCAGSCGSVIREVVKNDSQIYITGELKHHDALYAQESGLSCICLGHSVSERFMLSKLKSILSGSLEGVNFHISRKDKDPFTWKQL encoded by the coding sequence ATGCTAATTTCAGATGTTTTAAACCGGCTTGAAAAAATCGCTCCGTCCGGTCTCGCCCAGCCCTGGGACAATGTCGGCCTGCTTATCGGTGACGGCAGAGAGAAGGTAAAAGACGTTCTCCTTGCGGTTGATATAACTGATGCGGTCGCTGAGGAGGCTGCCTCCAAAAAATGCGGGCTTATCGTCTCATATCATCCGGTTATATTTGAAGGGCTGAAGAAAATCACTCCTGCCGGCGATAAACCCGTAGTCTTTAAGCTGATTAAAAATAATATCGCTGCCTGTTCTGTTCATACGTCCCTTGATGTAGTCTGCGGCGGGGTAAATGACGGGCTCGCAGAAATGATCGGACTGCAAGACACTTCGCCAATAGGCGAGTATGTGGAGGATACTTCTGTTGAGGGACTTTACAGGCTTGTAGTCTTTATACCTACGGCGTACGTTGACAAGGTCAGCAAAGCAGTATTTGATGCAGGCGCCGGCAGGTTAGGCTCGTACAGCGAGTGCGGGTTTTTCACAGAAGGAGTTGGTTCTTTCAGGCCGCTTGAAGGATCAAATCCGGCTATAGGCACCAGGGACAGGCTTGAGCAGGTTGAAGAGTACCGCTTTGAAACAATAGTAAAGGCCTCTCATCTGGCAAACGTCGTGGCGGCAATGAAAACCGCCCATCCCTATGAGATGCCGGCTTATGACATAATCAGCCTTGAGACAGAAAGAAAACGGTACGGGATAGGAAGGATCGGCAGGCTGAAAAAGGCGCTCACGCTCAATGGCATTCTTGATCGTTTAAAAGCCGCGACAGGCTGTAAGTCTGCCGGGATAATCGGCCGCAAAACGGGGAAATTCAGCAGAGCGGCGGTCTGTGCCGGTTCTTGCGGCAGCGTGATAAGGGAAGTTGTAAAAAATGATTCCCAAATCTATATTACCGGCGAGCTTAAACATCATGATGCCCTTTATGCACAGGAAAGCGGACTGAGCTGTATCTGTCTTGGTCATTCGGTCTCGGAGAGGTTTATGCTTTCAAAGCTCAAGTCTATTCTGAGCGGCAGCTTAGAAGGCGTGAATTTCCATATCAGCCGCAAAGATAAAGATCCGTTCACCTGGAAACAGCTTTAG
- a CDS encoding aminotransferase class IV has product MSNKVFFNGNICSVEDVKIPVSDSGFLYGAGVFETMRSLNGVVFAVKDHLDRLFFSLDCLKFNHGLQREEVIENIYKVVDANHLLDSRIRLTVTNGPLILTEEPSPTIIITATDFQPYPDEYYENGIKTIVTNNRLNPHSPTTHFKTTSYLERLAAMNEARGKGAAEAIWFTTDNKLAQGSMSNLFIVKDSVIYTPPIETPVLAGIARERVLKIAMDRNMQIKEDILFIKDLLEADEVFLTNVIMEVMPVNSVERHTIGSGVCGPVAKELLQLYREHMQQECKER; this is encoded by the coding sequence ATGAGTAATAAAGTCTTTTTTAACGGCAATATATGCAGCGTCGAAGATGTCAAAATTCCTGTATCGGACAGCGGTTTTCTTTACGGGGCAGGAGTCTTTGAGACGATGCGGTCCTTAAACGGGGTGGTTTTCGCGGTAAAGGATCATCTCGACAGGCTGTTTTTTTCGCTTGACTGTCTTAAATTCAACCACGGACTGCAGCGGGAAGAGGTTATTGAGAATATATACAAGGTTGTAGACGCAAACCATCTGTTAGATTCACGCATCAGGCTAACTGTTACCAACGGCCCGCTGATTCTCACGGAGGAGCCTTCGCCGACAATCATTATTACCGCCACAGATTTCCAGCCTTATCCCGATGAATACTATGAAAACGGCATTAAGACAATTGTAACAAACAATCGGCTTAATCCGCACAGCCCTACAACTCATTTCAAGACAACCAGCTACCTTGAAAGGCTTGCCGCGATGAATGAGGCCAGGGGCAAGGGGGCCGCAGAAGCTATTTGGTTTACTACGGATAATAAACTCGCTCAGGGTTCAATGAGCAATCTCTTTATTGTTAAGGATTCGGTTATCTACACCCCGCCAATCGAGACGCCTGTTCTGGCGGGAATAGCAAGGGAGCGGGTTCTCAAGATTGCCATGGACAGGAATATGCAGATAAAGGAAGATATACTTTTTATAAAGGATCTTCTTGAAGCTGATGAGGTGTTCCTGACGAATGTGATCATGGAGGTTATGCCTGTTAATTCGGTTGAGAGGCATACCATCGGCAGCGGCGTCTGCGGGCCGGTTGCAAAAGAGCTTTTGCAGTTATACCGTGAACACATGCAGCAGGAATGTAAAGAAAGATAA
- the folK gene encoding 2-amino-4-hydroxy-6-hydroxymethyldihydropteridine diphosphokinase, with the protein MQSNIFLGLGSNLGEPEMNLRRALELIRSIADAEISETSSFIYTLPLTRDGSNPPKYCNCVARIRTGLEPAELLDRLQEIEDQMGRSRTTQKWQPRIIDIDILLWGDRIINTQRLTVPHSQMHLRSFVMEGMDEIAAHLRHPVTGDTMSVMYDRLNGGDYYFEKDRPKLIVFAGAIGVGKTTLAEGLSILFGTELIHEEYDKNPFLPLVYKGNNDVKLDSELFFLSSSASQLKKSCFRDNRVYVADFMFEKSPIYARHWLDPGDYDVFIKEYRALEKEAAEPSLVIFLEDTAENCLERIKIRGREYEKKIGKDFLVELEKSYEELFRQWNKCPVIRIDAGSYDFRLADEVRIIEEKIRYYLGIS; encoded by the coding sequence ATGCAGTCAAATATCTTTCTCGGTCTGGGCAGTAACCTTGGAGAACCTGAGATGAACCTTCGAAGGGCTCTTGAGCTTATCAGAAGCATTGCCGATGCCGAAATATCAGAGACAAGCAGTTTTATTTATACTCTGCCTCTGACCAGAGACGGCTCGAACCCGCCAAAATACTGCAACTGTGTGGCAAGAATCAGAACCGGCCTCGAACCGGCAGAGCTTCTTGACCGTCTCCAAGAGATTGAAGATCAAATGGGCCGGTCAAGAACAACTCAAAAATGGCAGCCGCGTATCATTGATATAGATATCCTGCTTTGGGGTGATCGGATAATCAATACTCAAAGGCTGACAGTTCCGCACAGCCAGATGCATCTTCGTTCGTTTGTCATGGAGGGGATGGACGAGATCGCGGCTCATCTGCGTCACCCTGTTACAGGCGATACGATGTCTGTTATGTATGACCGGCTCAACGGGGGTGATTATTACTTCGAGAAAGACCGGCCCAAACTTATTGTATTTGCAGGGGCGATAGGTGTTGGAAAAACAACTCTGGCAGAGGGGCTTTCTATTCTTTTCGGCACGGAACTAATTCATGAAGAATACGATAAGAACCCTTTTTTGCCGCTTGTTTACAAGGGCAACAATGATGTTAAACTTGATTCGGAGCTGTTCTTTCTTTCAAGCAGCGCATCACAGCTTAAAAAAAGCTGCTTTAGAGATAATCGTGTTTATGTCGCGGATTTTATGTTTGAAAAATCCCCTATATATGCAAGGCACTGGTTAGACCCGGGTGATTATGATGTGTTTATAAAAGAATACAGGGCACTGGAAAAAGAGGCGGCGGAGCCGTCTTTGGTGATATTTCTTGAAGATACTGCCGAGAACTGCCTTGAGCGGATTAAGATTCGAGGCAGGGAATATGAAAAGAAGATCGGCAAAGATTTTCTGGTAGAGCTTGAAAAGTCATACGAAGAGCTTTTCAGGCAATGGAACAAGTGCCCGGTAATAAGAATTGATGCCGGCAGTTACGATTTCCGTCTGGCAGATGAGGTAAGAATTATTGAAGAAAAAATACGCTATTATTTGGGTATATCATGA
- a CDS encoding LL-diaminopimelate aminotransferase — MITINENFLKLQAGYLFPEIGRRVSAFAKDNPDADIIKLGIGDVTEPLAPAIIEAMHKAVDEQANAGTFKGYGPEQGYGFLVDAIIENDFRRRGVELDPAEVFISDGSKCDTGNIQEIFGLDNTIAVTDPVYPVYVDTNVMAGRSGGAGEDGRYEGIVYLPCTAENNFSPDLPDQMVDIIYLCYPNNPTGTVADKATLKKWVNYARANKAIILFDAAYEAFISDDTIPHSIYEVEGAKEVAIEFRSFSKVIGFTGVRCAFTVVPKALKAWTTDGKEIAVNGLWNRRHSTKFNGASCISQAGAAAYYTPEGKEQVKKIIDLYMGNAKVIRESLSSFGYDIYGGTNAPYIWLHTKDGMSSWEFFDLLLTKANVVGTPGSGFGASGEGYFRLSAFNDPSKVAEAMDRISKL; from the coding sequence ATGATCACAATCAATGAAAACTTTTTGAAATTACAGGCAGGATATCTTTTCCCTGAAATCGGACGCCGCGTAAGCGCATTTGCAAAGGACAATCCCGATGCTGACATAATAAAACTTGGAATCGGCGATGTTACAGAACCGCTGGCACCGGCAATTATAGAAGCAATGCATAAGGCCGTTGATGAGCAGGCAAACGCCGGCACATTCAAAGGATACGGTCCTGAGCAGGGATACGGATTTCTGGTAGATGCGATTATAGAGAACGATTTCAGACGCCGCGGAGTTGAGCTTGATCCCGCTGAGGTGTTCATCAGTGACGGCTCAAAATGCGACACGGGGAATATTCAGGAGATATTCGGCCTTGACAATACAATCGCTGTTACAGACCCTGTTTATCCTGTTTATGTTGACACAAACGTTATGGCCGGCCGCAGCGGCGGAGCGGGTGAGGACGGCAGGTATGAAGGTATAGTTTATCTGCCGTGCACAGCCGAGAATAACTTCTCGCCGGATTTGCCCGACCAGATGGTCGATATCATTTATCTTTGCTATCCAAACAATCCAACCGGTACTGTTGCTGACAAGGCAACTCTTAAAAAATGGGTTAACTACGCCAGGGCCAACAAAGCCATTATCCTTTTTGACGCGGCTTACGAGGCGTTTATCAGCGATGATACCATACCTCATTCAATATATGAAGTTGAAGGTGCCAAAGAGGTTGCCATTGAGTTCCGCAGTTTTTCAAAGGTCATTGGATTTACCGGTGTCCGCTGCGCTTTCACTGTCGTTCCCAAGGCTCTTAAGGCATGGACAACCGATGGCAAAGAGATAGCCGTTAACGGTCTGTGGAACAGACGCCACAGCACCAAGTTCAACGGTGCCAGCTGCATCTCACAGGCAGGTGCCGCGGCATATTACACCCCCGAGGGCAAAGAACAGGTCAAAAAGATAATAGACCTTTATATGGGCAACGCAAAGGTTATCCGCGAATCGCTGAGCAGTTTCGGCTATGATATTTACGGCGGCACTAACGCCCCTTATATATGGCTTCATACTAAAGACGGGATGAGTTCCTGGGAATTCTTTGATCTGCTTTTGACCAAAGCCAATGTGGTCGGCACGCCCGGCAGCGGCTTTGGCGCCAGCGGCGAAGGTTATTTTCGTCTCAGTGCTTTTAACGATCCTTCAAAGGTCGCAGAGGCTATGGACCGGATTTCTAAATTATAA
- the purQ gene encoding phosphoribosylformylglycinamidine synthase I, whose protein sequence is MNKVKAIVLRAAGINCDQETVEALELAGAQAARLHINSIIKDPSALDDAQILVFPGGFSYGDDVAAGKILANQVMHHLGDAVRGFIDAGKLVIGICNGFQVLVKTGILPGFSESDGSSSVTITYNDSAKFEDRWVYLEPAADNCVFITPGRRLYLPIAHGEGKVVTKTPESLDKLLEEGHAAFRYVDSAGGQGGFPVNPNGSMESIAALTDTTGRVLGLMPHPERFIRRTQHPFWTRMPENMEADGMTIFNNAVEYVSTNF, encoded by the coding sequence ATGAATAAAGTTAAAGCTATAGTTTTAAGGGCGGCAGGTATCAACTGCGACCAGGAAACTGTTGAAGCTCTGGAGCTTGCGGGGGCTCAAGCCGCAAGACTTCACATAAACAGTATCATTAAAGACCCATCTGCACTTGATGATGCTCAGATACTTGTATTCCCCGGCGGTTTCAGTTACGGTGATGATGTAGCTGCGGGCAAGATACTGGCGAATCAGGTTATGCATCACTTAGGCGATGCGGTGCGGGGTTTTATCGATGCGGGTAAACTGGTTATCGGAATATGCAACGGGTTTCAGGTACTTGTAAAAACGGGAATTCTGCCCGGGTTCAGCGAATCAGACGGCAGCAGCTCTGTTACGATTACCTATAACGATTCGGCAAAATTCGAAGATCGCTGGGTTTACCTTGAGCCGGCAGCGGATAACTGCGTTTTTATAACACCGGGCAGACGGCTTTATCTGCCGATAGCTCACGGCGAGGGCAAGGTGGTCACAAAGACTCCCGAGAGCCTTGATAAGCTGTTAGAAGAAGGGCACGCGGCTTTCAGGTATGTGGATTCTGCCGGAGGGCAGGGCGGTTTTCCGGTGAATCCTAATGGTTCTATGGAATCGATAGCCGCTCTCACCGATACCACCGGAAGGGTACTGGGGCTTATGCCGCACCCGGAGCGTTTTATCCGCAGAACCCAGCATCCATTCTGGACGCGTATGCCCGAGAATATGGAAGCGGACGGCATGACAATCTTCAACAATGCCGTCGAGTATGTAAGCACTAATTTTTAA